In Duganella zoogloeoides, a single genomic region encodes these proteins:
- the acnA gene encoding aconitate hydratase AcnA, which produces MSRNTLNTLKEFNISGKKAKFYSLPALEKSLGTKISRLPVSIRVVLESVLRNCDGKKVTEEHVKQLANWGATAERTDEIPFVVARVVLQDFTGVPLLADLAAMRNVAYKMGINAKKIEPLVPVDLVVDHSVTIDHFREPGALDLNMKLEFSRNNERYQFMKWGMQAFDTFGVVPPGFGIVHQVNLEYLARGVHKDNEGVYYPDSLVGTDSHTTMINGIGVVGWGVGGIEAEAGMLGQPVYFLTPDVIGVNLTGVLREGCTATDLVLTITELLRKEKVVGKFVEFFGEGTETLSVTDRATIANMAPEYGATMGFFPVDDATIEYFEGTGRTKAEIDAFAAYFKAQGMYGVSKAGDIDYTRVVELNLTTVTPSLAGPKRPQDRIEIGNVKANFTELFSKPTTENGFNKNPDDLQKTYTTTDGVHVKNGDVLIAAITSCTNTSNPSVLLAAGLLAKKAVEAGLTVAPHIKSSLAPGSRVVTEYLTAAGLLPYLEQLGFGVTAYGCTTCIGNAGDLTAELNAAITQNDIVASAVLSGNRNFEARIHPNIRSNFLASPPLVVAYAIAGNMTVDLMTQPVGKGKDGRDVYLGDIWPTSQEIAKLMKFAMNSKVFKTNYADVKGNPGKLWEHVSSTEGQVYNWPESTYIAEPPFFDGFTMEPVVTEAGITNARALGVFGDSITTDHISPAGSIKEDGPAGKWLLANGVLKADFNSYGSRRGNHEIMMRGTFANVRIKNRMIPAKPDGSAVEGGITIHQPSGEQLSIYDAAMKYVAEGTPTMIFGGEEYGTGSSRDWAAKGTQLLGVKAVIVRSFERIHRSNLVGMGVLPLQFLGNDSVETLGITGKETYDLKGLEGEIKPQQTATLVIHRADGSSTEVKVLLRIDTPIEVDYYKHGGILPFVLRQLLAA; this is translated from the coding sequence ATGTCCCGTAACACTTTGAACACGCTCAAGGAATTCAACATTTCGGGCAAGAAGGCGAAGTTCTACTCGCTGCCCGCACTGGAGAAGAGCCTGGGCACCAAAATCTCCCGCCTGCCGGTATCGATCCGCGTGGTACTGGAGTCCGTGCTGCGCAACTGCGACGGTAAAAAAGTCACCGAAGAACACGTCAAGCAACTGGCCAACTGGGGCGCCACTGCCGAGCGCACCGACGAAATTCCATTCGTCGTGGCCCGCGTGGTGCTACAGGACTTTACCGGCGTGCCGCTGCTGGCCGACCTGGCCGCGATGCGTAACGTCGCCTACAAGATGGGCATCAACGCCAAGAAAATCGAGCCGCTGGTGCCGGTGGACCTGGTGGTCGATCACTCGGTCACCATCGACCACTTCCGCGAGCCGGGCGCGCTGGACCTGAACATGAAGCTGGAATTCTCGCGCAACAACGAGCGCTACCAGTTCATGAAATGGGGCATGCAGGCGTTCGACACCTTCGGCGTGGTGCCACCTGGCTTCGGCATCGTCCACCAGGTCAACCTCGAATACCTGGCGCGCGGCGTCCACAAGGACAACGAAGGCGTGTACTACCCTGATTCGCTGGTCGGCACCGACTCGCACACCACCATGATCAACGGTATCGGCGTGGTCGGCTGGGGCGTGGGCGGCATCGAGGCCGAAGCCGGCATGCTGGGCCAGCCCGTGTATTTCCTGACCCCGGACGTCATCGGCGTCAACCTGACCGGCGTGCTGCGCGAAGGCTGCACGGCAACCGACCTGGTGCTGACCATCACCGAACTGCTGCGCAAAGAGAAAGTCGTCGGCAAGTTCGTCGAGTTCTTCGGCGAAGGCACCGAGACGCTGTCGGTCACCGACCGCGCCACCATCGCCAACATGGCCCCGGAATACGGCGCCACCATGGGCTTCTTCCCGGTTGACGACGCCACCATCGAATACTTCGAAGGCACGGGCCGCACCAAGGCCGAGATCGACGCGTTTGCCGCCTACTTCAAGGCGCAGGGCATGTACGGCGTCTCGAAAGCCGGCGACATCGACTACACCCGCGTGGTCGAGCTGAATCTGACCACCGTCACGCCTTCCCTGGCCGGTCCGAAGCGTCCACAGGACCGTATCGAAATCGGCAACGTCAAGGCCAACTTCACCGAGCTGTTCTCGAAACCGACCACCGAAAACGGCTTCAACAAGAACCCGGACGACCTGCAAAAGACCTACACCACGACCGACGGCGTGCACGTGAAAAACGGCGACGTGCTGATCGCGGCAATCACCTCGTGCACCAACACCTCGAACCCGAGCGTGCTGCTGGCCGCCGGCCTCTTGGCGAAAAAAGCGGTGGAAGCCGGTTTGACCGTGGCGCCACACATCAAGTCGTCGCTGGCCCCCGGCTCGCGCGTGGTCACCGAGTACCTGACCGCTGCCGGCCTGCTGCCGTACCTGGAGCAGCTAGGCTTTGGCGTCACGGCCTACGGCTGCACCACCTGTATCGGTAACGCCGGCGACCTGACCGCCGAACTGAATGCCGCCATCACCCAGAACGACATCGTCGCCTCGGCCGTGCTGTCCGGTAACCGTAACTTCGAAGCGCGGATCCACCCGAACATCCGTTCGAACTTCCTGGCCTCGCCACCGCTGGTGGTCGCTTACGCCATCGCCGGCAACATGACCGTGGACCTGATGACCCAGCCGGTTGGCAAGGGCAAGGACGGCCGCGACGTGTACCTGGGCGACATCTGGCCGACCTCGCAAGAGATCGCCAAGCTGATGAAGTTTGCGATGAACTCGAAAGTGTTCAAAACCAACTACGCCGACGTCAAGGGCAACCCGGGCAAGCTGTGGGAACACGTGTCCTCCACCGAAGGTCAGGTGTACAACTGGCCGGAATCGACCTACATCGCCGAGCCGCCGTTCTTCGACGGCTTCACGATGGAGCCGGTGGTCACCGAAGCGGGCATCACCAACGCGCGCGCGCTGGGCGTGTTCGGCGACTCGATCACCACCGACCACATTTCGCCGGCCGGTTCGATCAAGGAAGACGGTCCTGCCGGTAAATGGCTGCTGGCCAACGGCGTACTGAAAGCCGACTTCAACTCGTACGGCTCGCGCCGCGGCAACCACGAGATCATGATGCGCGGTACGTTCGCCAATGTGCGTATCAAGAACCGCATGATCCCGGCCAAGCCGGACGGCTCGGCAGTCGAGGGCGGCATCACGATCCACCAGCCATCGGGCGAACAGCTGTCGATCTACGACGCGGCCATGAAGTACGTGGCCGAAGGCACGCCAACGATGATCTTCGGCGGCGAAGAATACGGCACCGGCTCGTCGCGCGACTGGGCCGCCAAGGGCACCCAGCTGCTGGGCGTGAAGGCCGTGATCGTGCGCTCGTTCGAACGTATCCACCGCTCGAACCTGGTGGGCATGGGCGTGCTGCCGCTGCAATTCCTCGGCAACGACAGCGTCGAAACCCTGGGCATCACCGGCAAGGAAACCTACGACCTGAAAGGCCTCGAAGGCGAAATCAAACCACAGCAAACCGCCACCCTGGTGATCCACCGCGCGGACGGCTCGAGCACCGAAGTGAAAGTGCTGCTGCGTATCGATACCCCGATCGAAGTCGATTACTACAAGCATGGCGGCATCCTGCCGTTCGTGCTGCGCCAGTTGCTGGCCGCGTAA
- a CDS encoding catalase: protein MSQPPITTASGIPVADNQNSLSAGPRGPLLLQDFHLLEKLQHFNRERIPERVVHAKGSGAYGTFTVTHDITRFTKARLFASIGKQTETFVRFSTVGGEKGSADTERDPRGFAMRFYTEDGNWDLVGNNTPMFFIKDGIKFPDFIHTQKRDPQTNLKSPTMMFDFWSKTPESLHQVTMLFSDRGTPDGYRHMDGFGSHTFSLINEAGERVYCKWHLKTQQGIKNLPAAVATRIAGEDPDYAQRDLFGAIAAGDFPRWDVRLQVATEAELAAWEQRTGWNPFDLTKVWPHADFPLIPVGVFELNRNPVNYHAEVEQAALSPSNVVPGLGYSPDKMLQARLFAYHDAQLYRVGVNHQHLPVNAPRCPFHNQQRDGAMAIANGGGAQNYQPVDSNGSNPQGMGHGEPGLALHGAAGRYDGRGKEDDYTQAGNLFRLLPAQEQQNLFDNIAGPLSQVSAEIIARQLTHFDQADPAYGAGVRAALKARGVEVA from the coding sequence ATGAGCCAGCCACCTATCACCACCGCCTCCGGCATCCCGGTCGCCGACAACCAGAATTCGCTGTCCGCTGGCCCGCGCGGCCCGCTGCTGCTGCAAGACTTCCACCTGCTCGAAAAACTCCAGCATTTCAACCGCGAGCGCATTCCGGAGCGCGTGGTCCATGCCAAGGGTTCGGGCGCCTACGGCACCTTCACCGTCACCCACGACATCACCCGTTTTACCAAGGCCAGGCTGTTCGCCAGCATCGGCAAGCAGACCGAGACCTTCGTGCGCTTCTCCACCGTGGGCGGCGAAAAAGGCAGTGCCGATACCGAACGCGATCCGCGCGGTTTCGCCATGCGCTTCTACACCGAGGACGGCAACTGGGACCTGGTCGGTAACAACACGCCGATGTTCTTTATCAAGGACGGCATCAAGTTCCCCGATTTTATCCACACCCAGAAGCGCGATCCGCAAACCAACCTGAAGTCGCCGACCATGATGTTCGACTTCTGGAGCAAGACGCCGGAGAGCCTGCACCAGGTGACGATGCTGTTCTCGGACCGTGGCACGCCGGACGGCTATCGCCACATGGACGGCTTCGGCAGCCACACCTTCAGCCTGATCAACGAGGCGGGCGAGCGCGTGTACTGCAAGTGGCACCTGAAGACGCAGCAGGGCATCAAGAATTTGCCAGCTGCCGTGGCCACCCGCATCGCCGGTGAAGATCCGGACTACGCCCAGCGCGACCTGTTCGGCGCGATTGCGGCCGGCGACTTCCCGCGCTGGGACGTGCGCCTGCAAGTGGCCACCGAGGCGGAACTGGCGGCATGGGAGCAGCGCACCGGCTGGAACCCGTTCGACCTGACCAAGGTGTGGCCGCATGCGGACTTCCCGTTGATCCCGGTCGGCGTGTTCGAACTCAATCGCAATCCTGTGAACTACCACGCGGAGGTGGAGCAGGCTGCATTGTCGCCGTCGAACGTGGTGCCGGGCCTGGGCTACTCGCCGGACAAGATGCTGCAAGCGCGCCTGTTCGCCTACCACGACGCCCAGCTGTACCGCGTGGGTGTGAATCACCAGCACCTGCCGGTGAACGCGCCACGCTGCCCGTTCCACAACCAGCAGCGCGACGGCGCCATGGCGATCGCCAACGGCGGCGGGGCGCAGAACTACCAGCCGGTCGATAGCAACGGCAGCAACCCGCAAGGCATGGGTCACGGCGAACCGGGGCTGGCGCTGCACGGCGCGGCAGGGCGCTACGACGGTCGCGGCAAGGAAGACGATTACACGCAAGCGGGCAACCTGTTCCGCCTGCTGCCGGCGCAAGAGCAGCAGAACCTGTTCGACAATATCGCCGGTCCGTTGTCGCAGGTGAGCGCCGAGATCATCGCCCGTCAATTGACCCACTTCGATCAGGCCGATCCGGCTTACGGCGCCGGCGTGCGCGCTGCGCTCAAGGCGCGTGGTGTGGAAGTCGCTTAA
- a CDS encoding acetyl-CoA hydrolase/transferase family protein, with product MYEDRIRLATLMDKVMTADRAAALFSDGMTVGMSGFTRAGDAKALPLALVERARQAPLHLTLLTGASLGNDSDGLMANAGVVARRMPFQADAALRRKINTGEVMFIDQHLSETAEQLRSGDLKAVDIAVIEAVAITEDGSIIPTMSVGNTASFAQQAAQVIIEINLAAPLALEGFHDIYVPHARPEREPIPLTSPLQRIGATAIAIDPARIAAIVITDSADSPSNALPPDTETDAIARHVVAFLEGEVAAGRMGPQLLPLQAGIGTIANAVLHGLSASSFRDMTMYSEVLQDSAIALLDSGHLAVASASSITLSAATHERFIANLEQYRDRIVLRPQEISNHPEIVRRLGIIALNTALEFDIYGNVNSTHVGGTHMMNGIGGSGDFARNGQLSIFVSKSVAKDGAISSVVPFAAHVDHTEHDVDVLVTEWGLADLRGLAPRERAPLIIEQCAHPDYRPQLRAYVEQALAGGGQTPHVLEQALAWHARYKREGTMLVK from the coding sequence ATGTATGAAGACCGCATTCGCCTTGCAACGCTGATGGACAAGGTAATGACCGCCGACCGCGCCGCCGCGCTGTTCAGCGACGGCATGACCGTCGGCATGAGCGGTTTTACCCGCGCCGGCGACGCCAAAGCGCTGCCGCTGGCGCTGGTGGAACGCGCGCGCCAGGCGCCCTTGCACCTGACCCTGCTCACCGGCGCCTCGCTGGGCAACGACAGCGACGGCCTGATGGCCAATGCCGGCGTGGTCGCACGGCGCATGCCGTTCCAGGCCGACGCCGCGCTGCGGCGCAAGATCAACACGGGCGAGGTGATGTTCATCGACCAGCACCTGTCCGAGACCGCCGAGCAGCTGCGTTCGGGCGACCTGAAAGCCGTCGATATCGCGGTGATCGAAGCGGTGGCCATCACCGAAGACGGCAGCATCATCCCCACCATGTCGGTCGGGAATACGGCCAGCTTCGCCCAGCAGGCGGCGCAGGTGATCATCGAGATCAACCTGGCCGCGCCGCTGGCGCTGGAAGGCTTTCATGACATCTACGTGCCGCACGCGCGGCCCGAACGCGAACCGATTCCGTTGACGTCGCCGCTGCAGCGCATCGGCGCCACCGCGATCGCCATCGACCCGGCGCGCATCGCCGCCATCGTCATCACCGACAGCGCCGACAGCCCGTCCAACGCGCTGCCGCCCGATACCGAGACCGACGCCATCGCGCGCCACGTGGTGGCGTTCCTGGAAGGCGAGGTGGCGGCCGGGCGCATGGGGCCGCAGCTGCTGCCGCTGCAGGCCGGTATCGGCACCATTGCCAACGCCGTGCTGCATGGTTTATCTGCATCGTCGTTCCGCGACATGACCATGTACTCGGAGGTGCTGCAGGACAGCGCCATCGCGCTGCTCGACTCGGGCCACCTGGCCGTGGCGTCGGCGTCCTCGATTACCTTGAGTGCCGCCACCCACGAGCGCTTCATCGCCAATCTCGAGCAGTACCGCGACCGCATCGTGCTGCGCCCGCAGGAGATCAGCAATCACCCGGAAATCGTGCGCCGGCTTGGCATCATCGCGCTCAACACGGCGCTGGAATTCGACATCTACGGCAATGTCAACTCCACCCACGTGGGCGGCACGCACATGATGAACGGGATCGGCGGCTCGGGCGACTTCGCCCGCAATGGCCAGCTGTCGATTTTCGTCAGCAAGTCGGTGGCCAAGGACGGCGCCATTTCGAGCGTGGTGCCGTTTGCCGCGCACGTGGACCACACCGAGCACGATGTCGACGTGCTGGTGACCGAATGGGGCCTGGCCGACCTGCGTGGCCTGGCCCCGCGCGAGCGCGCGCCGCTGATCATCGAGCAGTGCGCCCACCCCGACTATCGCCCGCAATTGCGCGCGTATGTTGAGCAGGCGCTGGCCGGCGGCGGCCAGACGCCGCACGTGCTGGAACAGGCGCTGGCATGGCATGCCCGCTATAAACGCGAAGGGACCATGCTGGTAAAATAG
- a CDS encoding LysR substrate-binding domain-containing protein, translating to MDLRSLRYFVETVRLNSFTQAAESLHVTQSTISKMVRQLEQETGAQLLIRDGRKLALTDIGRVVYARGEDMLASMRRLAQEVHDTQTVELGQLTVGIPPMINLLFTPVLKAFRERHPQITLTLLEDTGQAIERKVANGELEIGLTVLPADPALALQTAAIASYPLWALAAQGTFRKSRATLPFKALDRLPLVLLTDDFALTRRLRAAFGAAGFEPQVAAQSGQWDWLVAMASAGMGVALLPEPFIDRLALGPLDAVRLVEPALPWQPAHVWQGGYLSHAARAWLDVCEEVLGAATG from the coding sequence ATGGACCTTCGCTCGCTGCGCTATTTTGTCGAAACCGTGCGCCTCAACAGTTTTACCCAGGCGGCGGAGTCGCTGCACGTCACCCAGTCCACCATCAGCAAGATGGTGCGCCAGCTGGAACAGGAAACGGGCGCGCAGCTGTTGATACGCGACGGCCGCAAACTGGCGCTGACCGATATCGGCCGCGTGGTGTACGCGCGCGGCGAAGACATGCTGGCCTCGATGCGGCGCCTGGCGCAGGAAGTGCACGACACGCAAACCGTGGAGCTTGGCCAGCTCACGGTCGGCATCCCGCCCATGATCAACCTGCTGTTTACGCCCGTGCTGAAGGCGTTCCGCGAACGCCATCCGCAAATCACCCTCACGCTGCTGGAAGACACGGGGCAAGCCATCGAACGCAAGGTCGCCAACGGCGAACTGGAAATCGGCTTGACCGTGCTGCCGGCCGACCCGGCCTTGGCACTGCAAACGGCCGCCATCGCCAGCTACCCGCTGTGGGCGCTGGCCGCGCAAGGCACGTTTCGCAAGAGCCGCGCCACGTTGCCGTTCAAGGCGCTGGACCGATTGCCGCTGGTGCTGCTCACCGACGACTTCGCGCTCACGCGCAGGCTGCGCGCGGCGTTCGGCGCAGCCGGGTTCGAGCCGCAGGTAGCGGCGCAAAGCGGGCAATGGGACTGGCTGGTGGCGATGGCGTCGGCCGGTATGGGCGTGGCGCTGCTGCCGGAACCGTTCATAGATCGGCTGGCGCTTGGCCCGCTGGATGCGGTGCGGCTGGTGGAACCGGCGCTGCCATGGCAGCCAGCCCACGTGTGGCAGGGCGGCTACCTGTCGCACGCGGCGCGCGCGTGGCTCGACGTGTGCGAGGAAGTGCTGGGGGCCGCTACGGGTTAA
- a CDS encoding M14 family metallopeptidase: MTIKISQNFDSGAIDVVRAEAADAIDLKLRKDSHADIHQWFHFRLQGAAGQAVRMRFLNAGEATYAKGYENYNAVASYDGETWFRVPTTFDGAVMTIKHTPDTDSIYYAYFEPYSFERHLRLLGEVGEHPLARVQDLGSTVDGRDMNLVVIGQPDAPKKIWFIARQHPGESMAEWFVEGLIDSLLDDANPIARKLLQSCVFYIVPNMNPDGSVRGNLRTNAAGANLNREWMTPTLERSPEVLCVKQKMHETGIDMFFDIHGDEALPYNFVAGNEMLENFSDERRAKQQAFIDRYKNASPDFQDKVGYAASKYKEDMLTLASKYVGHHFGCLALTLEMPFKDNADLPDVRVGWNGARSAALGAAILQPILLSLDDY; this comes from the coding sequence ATGACCATCAAAATCAGCCAGAATTTCGACTCCGGCGCCATTGACGTCGTGCGCGCGGAAGCCGCCGACGCCATCGACCTCAAGCTGCGCAAGGACTCGCACGCGGACATCCATCAATGGTTCCACTTCCGCCTGCAAGGCGCGGCGGGGCAGGCGGTGCGCATGCGCTTCCTGAATGCCGGCGAAGCCACCTATGCCAAGGGCTACGAGAACTACAACGCCGTGGCCAGTTACGATGGCGAAACCTGGTTCCGCGTGCCCACCACGTTCGACGGCGCTGTCATGACCATCAAGCACACGCCCGATACCGACAGCATCTACTACGCCTACTTCGAGCCATACTCGTTCGAGCGCCACCTGCGCCTGCTGGGCGAAGTGGGCGAGCACCCGCTGGCCAGGGTACAAGACCTGGGCAGCACGGTCGATGGCCGCGACATGAACCTGGTGGTGATCGGCCAGCCCGATGCGCCGAAAAAAATCTGGTTCATCGCGCGCCAGCACCCGGGCGAATCGATGGCCGAATGGTTTGTCGAAGGCCTGATCGATTCGCTGCTCGACGACGCCAACCCGATCGCGCGCAAGCTGCTGCAAAGCTGCGTGTTCTATATCGTGCCGAACATGAATCCGGACGGCTCGGTGCGCGGCAACCTGCGTACCAATGCGGCCGGCGCCAACCTCAACCGCGAGTGGATGACGCCAACCTTGGAGCGCAGTCCGGAAGTGCTGTGCGTAAAGCAGAAGATGCACGAGACGGGCATCGACATGTTTTTCGACATCCACGGCGACGAGGCGCTGCCGTACAACTTCGTGGCCGGTAACGAGATGCTGGAAAACTTCAGCGACGAACGCCGCGCCAAGCAGCAAGCGTTTATCGACCGTTATAAAAACGCCAGCCCGGACTTCCAGGACAAGGTCGGCTACGCGGCCAGCAAGTACAAGGAAGACATGCTCACGCTGGCCTCCAAGTACGTGGGCCACCACTTCGGCTGCCTGGCATTGACGCTCGAGATGCCGTTCAAGGACAACGCCGATCTGCCCGACGTGCGCGTGGGCTGGAATGGCGCCCGCTCCGCTGCGCTGGGCGCGGCCATCCTGCAACCGATCCTGCTGTCGCTGGACGACTACTGA
- a CDS encoding DUF2863 family protein — protein MRRPSKDSSQKLSAESQRLVSHAQAVGQAASRLEERAWERSLDAQLQKLLKTGHQDTIDATLNALFREDLNAYDVLMDGVEAASESSSIVLETADGVSKPYDVLLVAAPILAWTRFAIASGPIPADILNTLSAHFSAHLLADGTQMAMSPTLFSIDQLPRSHVETWGKVHKLAQAALKGTVLKADTKVPETAPFLADTRYLMVAVVAPAGAPLFRWQMPAHQANFANERANVLEQWRAQATPTVNRLLPGCGVELLLPEAYYMACREADKQIRPVSIRAAVHYLTHTLSIEPSELRAVIAGFGEENGEGQIDEYRVAFTRRSSPDVIYGVVWPLYGQEDEEGTPPEGPAAMLPATQKPVTPMDDIVNHLNEAGITQIKRHAERYVVEFCDDCGAPLFADPVGELAHAEMPEDTPAGTEHFH, from the coding sequence ATGCGTCGTCCATCTAAAGATTCATCCCAAAAATTGTCCGCCGAGAGCCAGCGCCTGGTCAGCCATGCGCAGGCAGTCGGGCAAGCTGCCAGCCGCCTCGAAGAGCGGGCCTGGGAGCGCAGCCTCGATGCGCAGCTGCAAAAGCTGCTCAAGACCGGCCACCAGGACACCATCGACGCCACCCTCAACGCCCTGTTCCGCGAAGACCTCAACGCCTACGACGTCCTGATGGACGGCGTGGAAGCGGCCAGCGAATCGAGCTCCATCGTTCTGGAAACCGCCGACGGCGTGTCCAAGCCCTACGACGTGCTGCTGGTCGCCGCGCCGATCCTGGCCTGGACCCGCTTCGCCATCGCCTCGGGCCCAATTCCGGCCGATATTTTGAATACGCTGTCGGCCCATTTCTCGGCCCACCTGCTGGCCGATGGCACGCAGATGGCCATGTCGCCCACGCTGTTCTCGATCGACCAGCTGCCGCGCAGCCACGTGGAAACCTGGGGCAAGGTACACAAGCTGGCGCAGGCGGCCCTCAAGGGCACCGTGCTCAAGGCCGACACCAAGGTGCCGGAAACCGCGCCATTCCTGGCCGACACCCGCTACCTGATGGTGGCCGTGGTGGCGCCGGCCGGCGCCCCGCTGTTCCGCTGGCAGATGCCGGCGCACCAGGCCAACTTCGCCAACGAGCGCGCCAACGTGCTGGAACAATGGCGCGCCCAGGCTACACCAACGGTGAACCGCCTGCTGCCCGGCTGCGGCGTGGAACTGCTGCTGCCCGAAGCGTATTACATGGCCTGCCGCGAAGCGGACAAGCAAATCCGCCCGGTCTCGATCCGCGCTGCGGTGCACTATCTGACGCACACGCTGTCGATCGAACCATCGGAACTGCGCGCCGTGATCGCCGGTTTTGGCGAGGAAAATGGCGAAGGCCAGATCGACGAATACCGCGTGGCGTTCACGCGCCGTTCGTCGCCCGACGTGATTTACGGCGTGGTGTGGCCGCTGTATGGCCAGGAAGACGAAGAAGGCACGCCACCGGAAGGCCCGGCCGCGATGTTGCCGGCCACGCAAAAGCCGGTCACGCCGATGGACGACATCGTCAACCACCTGAACGAAGCGGGCATCACGCAGATCAAGCGCCATGCCGAGCGTTACGTGGTGGAGTTCTGCGACGACTGCGGCGCGCCGCTGTTTGCCGATCCGGTCGGCGAGCTGGCGCATGCGGAAATGCCGGAAGATACACCGGCCGGCACCGAGCACTTCCATTAA
- a CDS encoding patatin-like phospholipase family protein yields the protein MNRTPASVSNSAQLGQVVLVLQGGGALGAYQLGVYQAMHEAGLEPDWVIGTSIGAINGAIIAGNPPEQRLERLRQFWQRMERNALGVTSLPRSVANALTVGQGIPAFFEPNLSAWWNPDAKVGVEHASFYQTAPLRATLEQLIDYDYLNHQQPRFTVGAVNARTGAMRYFDSSRDVLTADHVMASGALPPAFPAVRIDGEPYWDGGIYSNTPIEAVLDDEPRRSSVIFSVQVWNPDGTEPQSILDVLDKQKEIQYASRSSNIEQQRKLHRLRHVIRELSLHLPPDVAELPEVRDLSCWGCGTTMHVLSLVAPRIGGEDHTKDIDFSSSGINARWQAGYEEAQRMIALRPWESKVDLIEGVALHTLPPLSPA from the coding sequence TTGAACCGCACCCCCGCATCCGTTTCAAACTCTGCCCAGCTTGGCCAGGTCGTCCTGGTCCTGCAGGGCGGCGGCGCTCTGGGCGCTTACCAGCTGGGCGTCTATCAGGCCATGCACGAGGCGGGGCTGGAACCCGACTGGGTGATCGGCACGTCGATCGGCGCCATCAACGGCGCCATCATCGCCGGCAATCCACCGGAGCAGCGCCTCGAGCGCCTGCGCCAGTTCTGGCAACGCATGGAGCGCAATGCGCTCGGGGTGACGTCCTTGCCGCGCAGCGTGGCCAATGCGCTCACGGTGGGGCAGGGCATTCCCGCCTTTTTCGAGCCCAACCTGTCGGCCTGGTGGAATCCCGATGCCAAGGTGGGCGTGGAGCACGCGTCGTTCTACCAGACCGCGCCGCTGCGCGCCACGCTGGAGCAACTGATCGACTACGACTACCTCAATCATCAGCAGCCGCGCTTCACGGTCGGCGCGGTCAACGCCCGCACCGGCGCCATGCGCTACTTCGACAGCAGTCGCGACGTACTCACCGCCGACCACGTGATGGCGTCGGGCGCGCTGCCGCCGGCCTTTCCCGCCGTGCGCATCGACGGTGAGCCGTACTGGGATGGCGGCATCTATTCCAACACGCCGATCGAAGCGGTGCTCGACGACGAGCCGCGCCGCAGTTCGGTGATCTTCTCGGTGCAGGTGTGGAACCCGGACGGTACCGAGCCGCAAAGCATCCTCGACGTGCTCGACAAGCAGAAGGAGATCCAGTACGCGAGCCGCTCCAGCAATATCGAACAGCAGCGCAAGCTGCACCGGCTGCGTCACGTGATCCGCGAACTGAGCCTGCACCTGCCGCCCGACGTGGCCGAACTGCCCGAAGTGCGCGACCTGTCGTGCTGGGGCTGTGGCACCACCATGCACGTGCTGTCGCTGGTGGCGCCGCGCATCGGCGGCGAGGACCATACCAAGGATATCGATTTTTCCTCGAGCGGCATCAACGCGCGCTGGCAGGCCGGGTATGAAGAGGCGCAGCGCATGATCGCCCTGCGGCCGTGGGAATCGAAGGTGGATCTGATCGAAGGCGTGGCGCTGCACACGCTGCCACCACTGTCACCGGCTTAA
- a CDS encoding CYTH domain-containing protein has translation MGVEIERKFLVQGDAWKTLGEPVFFRQGYLSSQKERTVRVRIEGDRAVITIKGKSVGATRGEWEYPIPMQDAAELLDGLCEQPLIEKYRRKITNGAHVWEVDEFLGANAGLVVAEIELGAEDEAFDQPEWVADEVTDDARYYNSNLIKQPFSGW, from the coding sequence ATGGGCGTCGAAATCGAGCGCAAGTTCCTGGTGCAGGGCGACGCCTGGAAGACGCTGGGCGAACCGGTGTTCTTCCGCCAGGGTTACCTGTCGTCGCAGAAGGAGCGCACGGTGCGCGTGCGCATCGAAGGCGACCGCGCGGTGATCACCATCAAGGGCAAGAGCGTGGGTGCCACGCGCGGCGAGTGGGAGTATCCGATACCCATGCAGGACGCGGCAGAGCTGCTCGACGGCTTGTGCGAGCAGCCGCTGATCGAAAAGTACCGGCGCAAGATCACCAATGGCGCCCACGTGTGGGAGGTCGATGAATTTCTCGGTGCGAATGCGGGGCTGGTGGTGGCCGAGATCGAGCTCGGTGCCGAGGATGAGGCGTTCGACCAACCCGAGTGGGTTGCGGACGAGGTGACCGACGATGCGCGGTACTACAACTCGAATTTGATCAAGCAGCCGTTTTCAGGCTGGTAA